The following proteins are encoded in a genomic region of Candidatus Marinarcus aquaticus:
- a CDS encoding AMP-binding protein has translation MNLIVYHDDLSVTKHALEKEHFHNPSIQNKVGYIGSDKKENNALQFFESFYNDGKAILFDHTNKVISQKLQTLGIQPFGSKTPTPTIFDEKDFSMMYFTSGSTGESVGALKTKQHLLEEIKVLTQLFSSKKIKRVVVTVPFIHIYGTLFGLLYPLLNGLDIILKEHFLPHDLLHLIDEHSLVVTTPLYIKALNKIGEHKDLSNSTFVSSTGPLDAQSAVTFSQKFNTDVIQIFGSTETGGIAYKTNDETLWTPLESVKVSTNEQSELQIASAFVSDELYENGFKTINGVVQSFDYVELNAHNQFKLIGRSSQILKIAGKRYSTIQIEHILEEQEDIAKALVFVEHVDDALKDEILDITLETKTPYTTKQIKQILQHNLSNLKFSIKLTLVEHIPTSSVGKKLKIT, from the coding sequence ATGAATCTGATCGTTTATCACGATGACTTATCTGTAACCAAACACGCTTTAGAAAAAGAGCACTTTCATAATCCTTCCATTCAAAACAAAGTAGGATATATCGGTTCAGATAAAAAAGAGAACAATGCCTTGCAATTTTTTGAAAGTTTTTACAATGATGGCAAAGCCATCTTGTTTGACCATACCAATAAAGTCATCTCACAAAAACTACAAACACTGGGTATACAACCTTTTGGTTCAAAGACTCCTACACCCACTATTTTTGATGAGAAAGATTTTTCAATGATGTACTTTACAAGTGGAAGTACAGGAGAGTCTGTGGGCGCACTCAAAACCAAACAGCATCTTTTAGAAGAGATCAAAGTCTTAACGCAACTCTTTAGCAGTAAAAAAATCAAACGTGTGGTGGTCACCGTTCCATTTATTCATATTTACGGTACGTTGTTTGGTCTTTTGTATCCTTTGTTAAATGGTTTGGATATTATTTTAAAAGAGCATTTTTTACCGCATGATTTACTTCACTTAATTGATGAACACTCACTTGTGGTAACAACACCTTTATACATCAAAGCACTAAATAAAATTGGGGAGCACAAAGATCTTTCAAACAGTACATTTGTGAGCTCCACTGGGCCATTGGATGCACAAAGTGCAGTGACCTTTTCTCAAAAGTTTAACACCGATGTCATCCAAATATTTGGTTCAACGGAAACAGGTGGAATTGCCTATAAAACAAACGATGAAACACTTTGGACGCCTTTAGAGAGTGTAAAGGTATCCACGAATGAGCAAAGTGAACTTCAAATTGCGTCTGCATTTGTATCAGATGAGTTGTATGAAAATGGTTTTAAAACCATCAATGGTGTGGTTCAAAGTTTTGACTATGTCGAACTCAATGCGCATAACCAGTTCAAACTCATTGGTCGCAGTTCTCAGATTTTAAAGATTGCAGGTAAACGTTACTCCACCATACAAATAGAGCACATTTTAGAAGAGCAAGAGGATATTGCCAAAGCCTTGGTTTTTGTAGAGCATGTGGATGATGCCTTAAAAGATGAAATTTTGGATATCACCTTAGAGACAAAAACGCCTTATACAACCAAACAGATTAAACAAATTTTGCAACACAATCTATCGAATTTGAAGTTTTCCATAAAACTCACACTTGTAGAGCATATCCCCACTTCAAGTGTGGGTAAAAAATTGAAAATAACCTAA
- a CDS encoding phosphopantetheine-binding protein, with protein MIGSQDDQLKLELKQLIIEECDKDIEPQQITDDEVLFGSDSQLELDSMDALQISMALHKKYGINTNDSKVLRKIMESINTLADYIQPK; from the coding sequence TTGATAGGTTCACAAGACGATCAATTAAAATTAGAGTTAAAACAATTAATTATAGAAGAGTGCGATAAAGATATAGAACCTCAACAAATAACCGATGATGAAGTTTTGTTTGGAAGTGATTCCCAACTTGAATTAGACTCAATGGATGCATTACAAATCTCAATGGCTTTACACAAAAAGTATGGTATCAATACCAACGACAGTAAAGTATTACGAAAAATTATGGAATCCATTAATACTTTAGCAGACTACATCCAACCCAAATAG
- a CDS encoding dialkylrecorsinol condensing enzyme: MNKKILVISYSQTGQLDELTHNIILPLEKTEGIEVTVKKIEPVTPYPFPWDFMTFMDAFPESVYLDPPEIKPIEEDDNEYDLVILPYQVWFLSPSLPITAFLKSEYAKKKLKGKPVITVIGCRNMWVMAQEKVKMLLEKLEATLIDNIVLIDQGNSLATFVTTPRWMLTGKKNRLWGVFPKAGIAKEDLRKSVRFGEAIKQALQNDKEKKLAPLCQGLQAVDVDVKLIKSEQIATKSFKIWGKLIRKMGPFGSKKRRPVVMLYVVFLLLIILTIVPLNMIIQTILRKINKQKVIKQKEFYELPSGNGDERMKEFLTNE; this comes from the coding sequence TTGAATAAAAAAATATTAGTTATATCCTATTCTCAAACGGGTCAACTCGATGAATTGACTCATAATATTATTTTACCATTAGAGAAAACAGAAGGCATAGAGGTGACGGTTAAGAAAATTGAACCCGTGACCCCTTACCCTTTTCCTTGGGATTTTATGACCTTTATGGATGCTTTCCCAGAGTCTGTCTATTTAGACCCACCTGAAATAAAACCGATTGAAGAGGATGACAATGAGTATGACTTGGTCATCTTACCTTATCAAGTATGGTTTTTATCACCCTCTTTGCCCATTACGGCATTTTTAAAAAGTGAGTATGCGAAAAAGAAACTCAAAGGTAAACCTGTCATTACAGTGATTGGTTGCCGAAACATGTGGGTTATGGCGCAAGAGAAGGTGAAAATGCTTTTAGAGAAACTAGAAGCAACGCTCATTGACAATATTGTTCTCATTGACCAAGGAAACTCTTTGGCCACATTTGTAACAACGCCTCGATGGATGCTCACAGGTAAAAAAAACAGATTGTGGGGAGTCTTTCCAAAAGCGGGGATTGCCAAAGAGGATTTAAGAAAATCAGTGCGTTTTGGTGAAGCCATTAAACAAGCACTTCAAAACGATAAAGAAAAAAAGCTCGCTCCTTTATGTCAAGGTCTTCAAGCTGTGGATGTGGATGTGAAACTCATTAAAAGTGAACAAATTGCAACCAAAAGTTTTAAGATATGGGGAAAACTCATACGAAAAATGGGACCATTTGGAAGCAAAAAACGACGTCCTGTTGTGATGTTGTATGTTGTTTTTTTATTGTTGATTATTTTGACAATTGTGCCTTTAAATATGATTATACAAACCATTTTACGAAAAATTAATAAACAAAAAGTAATAAAACAAAAAGAATTTTATGAATTACCTTCGGGTAATGGCGATGAAAGAATGAAGGAATTTTTAACAAATGAATAG
- a CDS encoding cytochrome C, giving the protein MSKLLKIVMASSLVLGLAASTASADAVKGQKLFSKKLKKPCGMTGAKFAAKHSQDEWEAIKEAGNFEAEIIKICPAVKEGYIKESWQEDIYDFSYEYANDSGNVPSC; this is encoded by the coding sequence ATGTCAAAATTATTGAAAATTGTAATGGCAAGTTCATTAGTATTAGGTTTAGCAGCCTCAACAGCGTCAGCGGATGCAGTTAAAGGTCAAAAACTTTTTTCTAAAAAATTAAAAAAACCATGCGGTATGACAGGAGCAAAATTTGCAGCAAAACACTCTCAAGATGAATGGGAAGCAATCAAAGAAGCAGGTAACTTTGAAGCTGAAATCATTAAAATTTGTCCAGCTGTAAAAGAGGGATATATCAAAGAGTCTTGGCAAGAAGATATTTATGATTTCTCATATGAGTATGCAAACGATTCTGGAAACGTTCCATCTTGTTAA
- a CDS encoding ABC transporter permease, with protein MFSYLLKKEFTLILRDIHALLVLFIMPTLFILIMSLALKNSYSNTIDVKLKVAVQSSTQTQVVTKLIESINQNSFFDARFVQQNEAKERLYRDHYDFVLNVPEAFISEIKEQKEDFNIEIFTTPDMQQQKSAVLKSLIASYSTKTILDELLSMQNISNDKLDSLSSNITVTTLAKDENFNITPTSVQQSVPAWLVFSMFFILIPISNTFINEKNFGTISRIRSINVSLLPILISKIFPYFIINQIQVVCMILVGMYIVPLLGGDTLEISGNYGMIFLVSSVVSLGSISFALLIANIAKTTEEATTYGGISNIILAALGGIMVPKFVMPKFMQDATDFSPMSWGLESFLEVFVRGGSFSDISHYVYNMVFFAIICLILAYILLQKRS; from the coding sequence ATGTTTAGCTACCTATTAAAAAAAGAGTTTACCCTAATACTGAGAGACATTCATGCACTTTTAGTGCTTTTTATTATGCCCACACTCTTTATACTTATCATGTCACTGGCACTTAAAAACAGCTACTCCAATACCATTGATGTAAAACTCAAAGTAGCGGTACAAAGTAGCACTCAAACCCAAGTCGTCACCAAACTCATAGAAAGCATCAATCAAAACAGCTTTTTTGACGCTCGTTTTGTGCAACAAAATGAAGCCAAAGAGAGGCTTTACAGAGACCACTACGATTTTGTACTGAATGTGCCTGAAGCCTTTATCTCTGAAATCAAAGAGCAAAAAGAAGATTTTAACATTGAGATTTTCACCACGCCAGATATGCAACAACAAAAGAGTGCTGTGCTTAAAAGTTTGATTGCTTCATACAGTACAAAAACCATTTTAGATGAACTTTTGAGCATGCAAAATATCAGCAATGATAAGCTTGATTCACTCTCTTCTAATATCACAGTGACCACACTTGCAAAAGATGAAAACTTTAACATCACACCCACTTCCGTACAACAAAGTGTACCTGCGTGGTTGGTTTTTTCAATGTTTTTTATTCTTATTCCTATTTCCAATACCTTTATCAATGAGAAAAATTTTGGAACCATCAGTCGAATACGAAGCATTAATGTATCACTTTTACCCATTTTAATCAGTAAAATTTTTCCTTATTTTATCATCAATCAAATCCAAGTGGTATGTATGATACTTGTGGGGATGTACATTGTGCCACTGTTGGGAGGCGATACTTTAGAGATTTCAGGTAACTATGGTATGATATTTTTAGTATCGAGTGTAGTGAGTTTGGGCTCAATTTCATTTGCACTTTTAATTGCAAATATTGCTAAAACCACCGAAGAAGCGACGACTTACGGCGGTATATCCAATATTATTTTAGCAGCCCTTGGGGGTATCATGGTACCCAAATTTGTCATGCCAAAATTCATGCAAGATGCCACAGATTTCTCACCCATGTCATGGGGACTAGAGAGCTTCTTAGAAGTGTTTGTTCGTGGTGGGTCGTTCAGTGATATTTCCCATTATGTTTATAACATGGTATTTTTTGCTATAATCTGTTTAATATTGGCATATATTTTATTACAAAAGAGGAGTTAG
- a CDS encoding BtrH N-terminal domain-containing protein, translating into MSRTFEHSQFAHCESGVISTLLTSYGLKISEPMAFGITSSLSFVYLPVVKISNMPLIAYRNLPKNIIRNISKVLGITMVKKHYKNPLEANADLTKFVEENQLVGLQTSVFYLPYFPKDMRFHFNAHNLLVVGKEGSDYTISDPVFEDLVTCDEKELTKARFARGIFAPKGFLYYPQHIPENIDLGKVIKKAIIKNAKTLLTPFPYAGVKGMRTLAKKIAKLKLDNNERYVKNFLTHIVRMQEEIGTGGGGFRFLYAAFLQEAKGYGLDESKLQEASELFVKSGNALREFALLCVESSKKTQKFSPQAISEKLIEASMFEEKACKILKTL; encoded by the coding sequence ATGAGCAGAACATTTGAACACTCACAGTTTGCACATTGTGAAAGTGGAGTGATTTCAACCCTATTGACCAGTTATGGACTTAAAATCAGTGAGCCTATGGCATTTGGAATCACCAGTTCTCTCTCTTTTGTCTATTTGCCTGTGGTAAAAATCAGCAACATGCCTTTGATTGCTTACAGAAACTTGCCTAAAAATATCATTCGAAATATCTCAAAAGTTTTGGGTATAACCATGGTAAAAAAGCACTATAAAAATCCATTGGAAGCCAACGCTGATTTAACCAAATTTGTTGAAGAGAATCAACTCGTTGGTCTTCAAACATCGGTTTTTTATCTGCCATATTTCCCTAAAGATATGCGGTTTCACTTTAATGCACATAACCTTTTAGTTGTAGGTAAAGAGGGAAGTGATTACACCATTTCAGACCCCGTGTTTGAAGATTTGGTGACGTGTGATGAAAAAGAGCTTACCAAAGCTCGATTTGCACGAGGAATATTTGCTCCAAAAGGGTTCTTATACTATCCCCAACACATACCTGAAAACATCGATTTAGGTAAGGTGATTAAAAAAGCCATCATTAAAAATGCCAAGACTCTTTTAACGCCTTTTCCTTATGCGGGAGTAAAAGGGATGCGCACCTTAGCTAAAAAGATTGCCAAACTCAAACTTGATAACAATGAAAGATATGTAAAAAACTTTTTAACGCACATTGTTCGTATGCAAGAGGAGATAGGAACCGGTGGGGGAGGTTTTAGATTTTTGTACGCTGCATTTTTACAAGAGGCTAAGGGGTATGGATTAGATGAAAGCAAACTTCAAGAAGCATCAGAACTTTTTGTAAAATCTGGAAATGCGTTAAGAGAGTTTGCTCTTTTATGTGTAGAATCAAGTAAAAAAACGCAGAAGTTTAGCCCACAAGCCATCTCAGAAAAATTGATTGAAGCATCAATGTTTGAAGAGAAGGCGTGTAAGATTCTTAAAACACTCTGA
- a CDS encoding beta-ketoacyl-ACP synthase III: MNRVFINNIQKFMPNEPVSNAEMEEYLGYIGGKKSKAKSIVLRSNGIKRRFYVMEKGTQNPLFSNAEITANAVKQLENEDFKLSQLQTLSCGTTTPDQLMPNHTLMVQGELGISEIETISASGICLSGINALKYIYYGIKAGELENGISTGSEVSSMVLSARNFKEESDHKELEKNPGIEFEKDFLRWMLSDGAGAMLLQNRPNSSGLSLEVKWIDIYSYAGEMPICMYSGCHVDENDKATSWRAYEQKEVMQKSLLGIKQNVKLLNENIIEYTVTKPMKKIIEKRGLKIDDVDYFLPHYSSTFFREKVYEGMKKADFEIPFEQWFTNLVEFGNTGSASMYIMLEELFNSRKLKKGEKLLCYIPESGRFSTAFMYLEVV; this comes from the coding sequence ATGAATAGGGTATTTATTAATAATATACAGAAATTTATGCCAAATGAACCCGTAAGTAATGCGGAGATGGAGGAGTATCTGGGATATATTGGTGGCAAAAAATCAAAAGCCAAAAGTATTGTTTTAAGAAGCAATGGAATCAAACGACGATTCTATGTGATGGAAAAAGGGACACAAAACCCTCTTTTTTCAAATGCAGAAATTACAGCCAATGCAGTAAAACAGCTTGAGAATGAAGATTTTAAACTCTCACAGTTACAAACGCTTTCATGTGGTACAACAACACCCGACCAACTTATGCCCAACCACACTTTGATGGTTCAAGGGGAGTTGGGTATCTCTGAAATTGAGACCATCAGTGCTTCAGGGATTTGTTTAAGTGGAATCAATGCATTAAAATACATCTACTATGGAATTAAAGCAGGTGAGCTTGAAAATGGAATCTCAACAGGGTCTGAAGTCTCATCCATGGTGTTAAGTGCACGAAACTTTAAAGAGGAGTCTGACCATAAAGAGTTAGAGAAAAATCCTGGAATAGAGTTTGAAAAAGACTTTTTACGTTGGATGCTTTCAGATGGTGCAGGAGCAATGTTGCTTCAAAACAGACCAAACAGTTCAGGACTCTCACTGGAAGTGAAGTGGATTGATATTTACTCTTATGCAGGTGAAATGCCAATTTGCATGTACAGTGGATGTCATGTGGACGAAAATGACAAAGCAACTTCATGGAGAGCATACGAGCAAAAAGAGGTGATGCAAAAATCCTTGTTGGGTATCAAACAAAACGTCAAATTACTCAATGAAAATATCATTGAGTACACTGTGACCAAACCCATGAAAAAGATTATTGAAAAACGTGGTTTGAAAATCGATGATGTTGATTACTTCTTGCCTCACTACTCTTCAACTTTTTTCAGAGAAAAAGTCTATGAAGGGATGAAAAAGGCCGACTTTGAAATACCTTTTGAGCAATGGTTCACCAACTTAGTCGAGTTTGGGAATACTGGAAGTGCATCGATGTATATCATGCTTGAAGAGCTTTTCAACAGCAGGAAACTCAAAAAAGGGGAGAAACTGCTTTGTTATATCCCTGAAAGTGGACGTTTCTCTACAGCCTTTATGTATTTAGAAGTGGTGTAA
- a CDS encoding beta-ketoacyl synthase N-terminal-like domain-containing protein, producing the protein MNAYITGKSLVCTLGDDKQSIISSVQNLKQENYLSHLQSMFQERLFYPIKSFDNHSNVERYHAILDKVVFDALKDAKITQKEQKELHIFIGSTSMEMGSNEEVRSHSINDTTQPLFKDIGNGSIGEYVEQLIGSKYKALLFTTACTSSVNALSYASRMIESGKIKRAIVIGLELFNQSTLGGFSSLMLLSQSQIYRPFDKNSDGIILGEGCSAVVVEANPKRDTDFRYCGFTNVCDNYSETTSDPSGVPIFKTMQSCLEKANLSLQDVTCIKAHATGSENNNLSEARALHQLFEKHQQQTSVTSLKPLLGHTLGACGTNEIVLMLYCVESGFLPATFGFETPAEDVVFTPLQQHTSCDHKATLLFNYVAFGGNNSAIILTNKEGK; encoded by the coding sequence ATGAACGCATACATTACTGGAAAATCTTTAGTTTGTACTTTAGGAGATGACAAACAATCTATCATCTCTTCGGTGCAAAACCTCAAACAAGAGAACTACTTATCTCATCTGCAATCGATGTTTCAAGAGCGTCTTTTTTATCCCATTAAATCATTTGATAACCACTCCAATGTAGAGCGTTACCACGCTATTTTAGACAAAGTGGTCTTTGATGCCTTAAAAGATGCGAAGATTACTCAAAAAGAGCAAAAGGAGTTGCATATCTTTATTGGTTCAACTTCAATGGAGATGGGAAGCAATGAAGAGGTACGTTCACACAGTATAAATGATACCACCCAACCTCTTTTTAAAGATATTGGAAATGGTTCTATTGGAGAGTATGTGGAGCAACTCATTGGTTCAAAGTATAAAGCTCTGCTTTTTACAACGGCTTGTACCTCCAGTGTCAATGCTTTGTCATATGCTTCAAGGATGATTGAGTCAGGAAAAATCAAACGTGCCATTGTAATTGGCTTAGAGCTTTTTAACCAATCCACTTTGGGTGGCTTTTCCTCTTTAATGTTGCTTTCGCAAAGTCAAATTTACCGACCTTTTGATAAAAACAGTGATGGTATCATTTTAGGAGAAGGGTGTTCCGCTGTTGTGGTTGAAGCAAACCCAAAAAGAGATACTGATTTTAGATATTGTGGTTTTACGAATGTGTGTGATAACTACTCTGAGACCACCAGTGACCCTTCAGGAGTACCAATCTTTAAAACCATGCAAAGCTGTTTAGAAAAAGCCAATCTCTCATTACAAGATGTCACCTGTATTAAAGCCCATGCAACAGGCAGTGAAAACAATAATCTCTCAGAAGCCAGAGCATTACACCAACTGTTTGAGAAACATCAACAACAAACATCAGTGACTTCACTCAAACCTCTTCTAGGGCACACTTTGGGTGCATGTGGTACCAATGAAATTGTCTTGATGCTCTATTGTGTAGAGTCGGGCTTTCTGCCTGCTACTTTCGGCTTTGAAACCCCAGCAGAAGATGTGGTATTTACACCATTACAACAACACACCTCGTGTGATCACAAAGCTACGTTGCTTTTTAACTATGTTGCCTTTGGTGGAAACAACAGTGCCATTATTTTAACGAATAAAGAAGGTAAGTGA
- a CDS encoding NFACT RNA binding domain-containing protein, which yields MKYYELKEIVKYLKENAKTIKRMKRLDNNLLSVEFNDKNILYFDMTKGNALIYKKEGHVNSKREFNAPFDVVLQKRFMNVKVEDIVLVNEDKVLRFDVVSQSSYKALKGSMQFEFTGKNTNGIILDENEIVLEALRHIDEFSSSRIVKVGQKLEAVPKPNFDFKHEKIDDIEAFLYANYEQKEAQLLQQLKKQKVQQLFKQLSKIKKLLTSLSSEESLYEQANTLYEKANLILSNLHNIKAYESKVVLTDFSGNEIEVVLDTNYPTPSSYANHLFSKAKKAKQRAKYIHIERDNLEQKQAFLERMIEQINASSNSDELEFLMPKKQKNQTKTKKQELCESFFYKGYKILLGKSERENVYVLQNSKASDFWFHLKDRTSCHVIVQNTKKELPQEVIEQAAKLCAQFSVDYAGKYLVDFTQRRNVKIQSGANVLYNPYQTLSVSLQ from the coding sequence ATGAAATATTATGAATTAAAAGAGATTGTAAAATATTTAAAAGAAAATGCAAAAACAATTAAAAGAATGAAACGTTTGGATAACAATCTTTTAAGTGTGGAATTTAACGATAAAAATATACTCTATTTTGATATGACCAAAGGAAATGCACTCATTTATAAAAAAGAGGGACATGTTAATTCAAAAAGAGAGTTTAATGCTCCTTTTGATGTGGTGCTTCAAAAACGATTTATGAATGTAAAAGTAGAGGACATAGTGTTAGTCAATGAGGATAAAGTGTTACGGTTTGATGTGGTATCACAATCCTCGTATAAAGCACTCAAAGGCTCCATGCAGTTTGAGTTTACGGGGAAAAATACCAACGGTATTATTTTAGATGAAAATGAAATTGTATTAGAAGCACTGCGACACATTGATGAGTTTTCCTCTTCTCGTATTGTGAAAGTCGGACAAAAGTTAGAGGCGGTTCCAAAGCCAAATTTTGATTTTAAACATGAAAAAATAGATGATATTGAGGCTTTTTTGTATGCCAACTATGAACAAAAAGAGGCACAACTGTTACAGCAGCTAAAAAAGCAAAAGGTGCAACAACTTTTTAAACAACTCTCAAAAATCAAAAAACTCTTAACATCGCTCTCGTCTGAAGAGTCACTGTATGAACAAGCCAATACTTTGTACGAAAAAGCCAATTTGATTTTAAGTAATCTTCATAATATCAAAGCGTATGAAAGCAAAGTGGTGTTAACGGATTTTTCAGGCAATGAAATAGAAGTGGTGTTGGATACCAATTATCCCACGCCTTCAAGTTATGCCAACCATCTCTTTTCTAAAGCAAAAAAAGCAAAACAACGAGCGAAATATATTCACATTGAAAGAGACAATCTTGAACAAAAACAAGCCTTTTTAGAGCGTATGATTGAACAAATCAATGCATCTTCAAACAGCGATGAACTTGAGTTCTTAATGCCTAAAAAGCAGAAAAATCAGACCAAAACAAAAAAACAAGAGTTGTGTGAAAGTTTCTTTTATAAAGGGTATAAAATTCTTTTGGGTAAGAGTGAGCGAGAGAATGTCTATGTACTGCAAAACAGTAAAGCAAGTGATTTTTGGTTCCATTTAAAAGACCGAACTTCGTGTCATGTGATTGTGCAAAACACAAAAAAAGAGTTGCCACAAGAAGTCATTGAACAAGCAGCAAAACTGTGTGCACAATTTTCAGTGGATTATGCGGGGAAATATTTGGTCGATTTTACCCAAAGACGTAATGTAAAAATTCAAAGTGGAGCAAATGTATTGTACAACCCTTATCAAACACTTTCAGTAAGTTTACAATAG
- a CDS encoding ABC transporter ATP-binding protein encodes MSIKIENLKKSYDQQTILNNLSLTIEEGSVFGLLGPNGAGKTTLVSILNFLIPKNSGQISVCGYDLDHHAKEIKQICSYVPQTYAFYPKLTTYENLEFFGALYGLKNQALKDKIDECIEATSLQNYVNKQAHTYSGGLKRRLNIAIGLLNDPKVLYLDEPTVGIDPQSRNYILNVIKNINKEKNTTIIYTSHYMEEVEFLCDDIAILDHGEIILHEKKEQLIQQSAQIHIELETGEKRSIETQNGFNALVDYCSELKLHNQNIKHIEFGHKNLEAMFLSLTKQDLRD; translated from the coding sequence ATGTCCATAAAAATAGAGAACTTGAAGAAGTCTTATGACCAACAAACCATTTTAAACAATCTGAGCCTCACTATTGAAGAGGGTTCTGTATTTGGTCTTTTAGGTCCCAATGGTGCAGGAAAAACCACCTTGGTCTCTATTTTAAATTTTCTGATTCCTAAAAACAGTGGACAGATTTCTGTTTGTGGTTACGATTTGGACCATCATGCCAAAGAGATTAAACAAATTTGCAGTTATGTACCACAAACTTATGCCTTTTATCCCAAGCTTACCACGTATGAAAACCTTGAGTTTTTTGGTGCCTTGTATGGTTTAAAAAACCAAGCCTTAAAAGATAAAATTGATGAGTGCATCGAAGCCACCTCTTTACAAAACTATGTGAACAAACAAGCACATACGTATTCAGGAGGACTGAAACGTCGTCTTAATATTGCCATTGGACTTTTAAATGACCCCAAAGTTTTATATTTGGACGAACCCACTGTTGGTATTGACCCACAATCTCGAAACTATATTTTAAATGTGATTAAAAACATCAACAAAGAGAAAAACACAACGATTATTTATACCTCGCACTACATGGAAGAGGTGGAATTTTTGTGTGATGATATCGCTATTTTAGACCATGGAGAGATTATATTGCATGAAAAAAAAGAGCAACTGATACAACAAAGTGCACAAATACACATTGAGCTTGAAACGGGTGAAAAGAGATCCATAGAGACTCAAAATGGGTTTAATGCCCTTGTGGATTACTGCAGTGAACTGAAATTGCATAATCAAAACATCAAGCACATTGAGTTTGGACATAAAAATTTAGAAGCGATGTTTTTATCATTGACAAAACAGGATTTAAGAGACTGA